The following are encoded together in the Lactuca sativa cultivar Salinas chromosome 1, Lsat_Salinas_v11, whole genome shotgun sequence genome:
- the LOC122196074 gene encoding uncharacterized protein LOC122196074 produces the protein MFETEFVLYQWPIMEKVEMCSYMGIPDSRCVYIAYIVDVVYLWVRRTSGEDDDNQWQIVGDDFIVRKGLATSSIVQIVREGEEPEQLWKHLHCFSFQNTGEKH, from the exons atgtttgaaactgaGTTTGTTCTTTATCAGTGGCCTATTATGGAAAAAGTTGAAATGTGTAGTTATATGGGAATTCCTGATTCCAGATGTGTGTATATAGCTTATATTGTAGATGTAGTGTATCTTTGGGTGAGGCGAACAAGTGGGGAAGATGATGATAACCAGTGGCAGATTGTTGGTGATGACTTCATTGTTAGAAAAGGTCTAGCAACAAGCTCTATTGTTCAG ATAGTGAGAGAAGGTGAAGAACCAGAGCAACTATGGAAGCATCTTCACTGTTTCTCATTCCAGAACACAGGAGAGAAACATTAG
- the LOC111915896 gene encoding high mobility group B protein 15, with translation MAACSSTEEKSMQYYLYPPPIARYEDVVVNQKLFMDTLGNFHAAMGTKFMIPIVGGKDLDLHRLFVEVTSRGGIKRVLGEKKWREVTNSFNFPPSATNASFILRKYYMSLIHHFEQVYYFKAKAWTPVSTDIWQSTKSRMTLPFTQFQMDRRSPYAETQVTQMKRQRTTIEDSLPKASSEPSIGFPVTGIIDGKFESGYLCTVMIGGEQLQGVLFQSTGDSSYQATQTPTSTGIANPPSTTGRRRRRKKSEMKKRDPAHPKPNRSGYNFFFAEQHARLKPLHPGKDRDISRMIGELWNNLTESKKSVYQEKAMEDKERYRIEMEHYRESLKTGRVITNAVPLLQQPFTGGGASPETPENELTSACSDKSSFENEAKTADNDSISGLPPPVAEIVTEIRDEERRRDVVMDPKAGSLLVGESDKPKSVSESKHAGKSYCDKDENESKNEFGGTVECRPLKESVGINENLDEEPDVFREDISMARGDGVQNEAMAANSESLPLEGRGAAAND, from the exons ATGGCAGCTTGTTCGTCTACAGAAGAAAAGTCGATGCAGTATTATTTATATCCACCTCCGATCGCTAGATATGAAGATGTTGTAGTTAATCAAAAGCTCTTCATGGATACTCTTGGCAACTTTCATGCAGCAATGGGGACGAAATTCAT GATTCCTATTGTTGGTGGGAAGGATTTAGACTTGCATCGCCTCTTTGTGGAAGTCACTTCACGTGGTGGCATTAAGAGG GTTTTGGGAGAGAAGAAGTGGAGGGAAGTGACAAATTCTTTCAATTTTCCACCTTCGGCTACAAATGCGTCTTTTATCCTAAGAAAATATTATATGTCACTCATTCACCATTTTGAACAAGTTTATTACTTTAAGGCGAAAGCATGGACACCTGTTTCTACCG ATATTTGGCAGAGTACAAAGTCTAGAATGACTTTGCCTTTTACTCAATTTCAAATGGATCGGAGGTCTCCATATGCAGAAACTCAAGTGACACAGATGAAGAGACAAAGGACTACTATAGAGGACTCATTGCCTAAAG CTTCTTCAGAACCGTCAATCGGCTTCCCGGTGACCGGAATAATCGACGGAAAATTTGAGAGTGGTTATCTTTGCACCGTCATGATAGGCGGAGAGCAGCTACAAGGCGTTCTTTTTCAGTCAACAGGAGACTCGTCATATCAAGCAACTCAAACTCCAACTTCAACCGGAATTGCAAATCCACCGTCAACAACCGGCAGGCGGCGGCGCCGGAAGAAATCCGAGATGAAGAAACGGGATCCCGCTCATCCGAAACCGAATAGAAGTGGGTATAATTTCTTTTTCGCCGAACAACACGCCAGACTCAAACCACTTCACCCCGGAAAAGATCGAGACATCAGTAGAATGATCGGCGAACTTTGGAACAATTTAACGGAATCCAAGAAATCG GTTTACCAAGAAAAAGCGATGGAAGATAAAGAACGATATAGAATCGAAATGGAGCATTACAGGGAGAGTTTAAAAACGGGAAGAGTCATAACCAATGCAGTCCCGTTGCTGCAACAGCCGTTTACCGGTGGCGGAGCCTCTCCTGAAACTCCCGAAAACGAGCTTACGTCTGCCTGTAGTGACAAAAGCAGCTTCGAAAATGAAGCAAAAACTGCAGATAATGACTCAATTTCCGGCCTACCTCCGCCAGTAGCAGAAATTGTGACGGAAATTAGAGATGAAGAACGCCGAAGGGACGTTGTAATGGACCCGAAAGCTGGGAGTTTGCTTGTCGGAGAGTCAGATAAACCTAAATCTGTGTCTGAATCAAAACATGCTGGGAAAAGTTATTGTGATAAAGATGAAAATGAGTCAAAAAACGAGTTTGGAGGAACAGTTGAATGTAGGCCTTTGAAAGAATCGGTAGGTATAAACGAGAATCTTGATGAAGAACCAGATGTTTTCCGGGAAGACATTTCAATGGCGAGGGGTGATGGGGTTCAAAACGAAGCAATGGCTGCTAATTCTGAATCACTGCCTCTTGAAGGAAGAGGGGCAGCGGCAAATGATTGA